GTGATGAATGATCATGTGGAGAGGAGCAAGAGGTATTTAAAACCTCACGCTGCCAAAATGCTCGGGGCCGGGCAAGTTTAACTTTGATCACTTGCATGGATGCTCCTTGTCCGTAGCCCATGACTTCCATCAATGCGAGACTTGTGCAAATGTCTCCTGGCTGGATCTCACACTCACGCAGCAGCGCGCACCAAATCCCACTGCGCGCCATGCACGCTCTCGGCCACCAGCCCACCACCCGCAATCCCCGCATCATCGCACGGGGCCCTTTCCAATCTATCCCTGTGTAATCAGTTTGCCTTTCCTTCCTCTTACCATCGTTTGCTACCAAAAGCGGTCCAATTATCCCAGACCCACATCATATCGGTGGAAGGTGGTGCTATATATACAAGCCGGAAGGCGCGCACGGAAACAAACGGACCTGCCGTGCTCGTTGCGTTCGTTGTAGAGTACTGCCACCAGCTTCCACCGACGACGACGTACGCTTCCATGGCTTCCTCTGCAGCACCCAGTCTCTTCCTCCTGGCCGTGGCGTTCCTCGCCCTCCCGGCGCCCCGCGTGGACGCGTGGGGTGgccgcttcttcttcagcaAGATGGCGCCCCCCGAAGCCGTCGAGGCCGACCACGCGCCGGCCACCACCGTGGCAACAGAAGCGTTCGACCCCCACGCCAACAGCGCGCCGGCATTCCCGTCCCGGCCttccagcaacagcaacaaccGCGGCTACGGCCTCTACGGGCGCccagaggaggatgaggaagagAACTACCCGCCGGCCTACTTCCGCCGCGGCGTGCACCACGACGCCGAGAAGCTTACCACCACGACCAACGTGGTGCCGCACGAGAAGGAGGCCGCCGCGGGGCGAGAAACAGAATCATCGGGCGAAGGCGAGGAAACGAGCACCGGGCCGTTGTTCCCGGaggacggcagcggcaggggCCGGCCGCTGTCGTACGTGCGCGCCCGGCGGGGGGGAGGCAACAAGCACGGGCGCGACGACTACGGGATGAGCGACACGAGGCTGTACGAGAACGGCCGGTACTACTACGACGTGGCCACCGACAAGTACGGCTACGGCTACGAGTCCAACCCGGTGCGGACGCCGCGCCCCGTTCAGGACAACGGCTCGGGCTACGGCCGCGATCCCCGCCGGTCCGGGAGGTATGCAGGCGACAATGCGGCTGCTGGATCATACGAGAGCAGGAACCGCGACGGGTTCGGCGCCGGTGGGAATGGGATGGCGGAGAAGCAGAGCAACGACGACGGCTTCCAGAGAAACCAGAATGGACAGTACATTCCATGAGTGGGACGAGGCATGCATGCGCATGTTTAAGCTTGCGATCATCAAACATATTACGCGATATATTTGCTTGTTAAGATATGTAACACCACTGTAGTCTACT
The Brachypodium distachyon strain Bd21 chromosome 2, Brachypodium_distachyon_v3.0, whole genome shotgun sequence genome window above contains:
- the LOC100825906 gene encoding protein E6 produces the protein MASSAAPSLFLLAVAFLALPAPRVDAWGGRFFFSKMAPPEAVEADHAPATTVATEAFDPHANSAPAFPSRPSSNSNNRGYGLYGRPEEDEEENYPPAYFRRGVHHDAEKLTTTTNVVPHEKEAAAGRETESSGEGEETSTGPLFPEDGSGRGRPLSYVRARRGGGNKHGRDDYGMSDTRLYENGRYYYDVATDKYGYGYESNPVRTPRPVQDNGSGYGRDPRRSGRYAGDNAAAGSYESRNRDGFGAGGNGMAEKQSNDDGFQRNQNGQYIP